A window of Mangifera indica cultivar Alphonso chromosome 11, CATAS_Mindica_2.1, whole genome shotgun sequence contains these coding sequences:
- the LOC123229587 gene encoding pentatricopeptide repeat-containing protein At1g62930, chloroplastic-like isoform X1, with protein sequence MARVSDGFVVFGSIFRRGFYPAAVTFTSLINGLCKEGKIKKAIELFGKMVSVGCRPDVVTVGSLITGLCRTDGLCKYGLVDKAKKLFSEMKSKAVNPNVITYNTLIYGLCNTSNWEEAKTLFAEMSDEGVKPNEVTFTVLMDELCKNGKIDEANGLLQLMINRGIHPNTISYNAILSGYCLAGRIEDARKLFDSMESKGCKPNVFSFNILMDGMCLANKIDDAKELFSLMFSKGCKPNVVSYTTLINWYCKNRKADEAICVYKEMTSKGIQPTIVTFNTLLKGLFIYGKVGHAKKLFGEMQLSNVPPNLITYNILIDGFCKNGCVLGAVELFHSLRNGNIHPDIITFNCLIDGLCKTRRLNIALELFNRWRNEGFVPDVVTYNILLYGLCKEGKLEMASNLLSDMEQNDCAPDCIIFNTLMSGFLQNNETSKVVELLHKMKERNVKPDASMASIILDLLQRYKNYSEVLNLLPSFSKEEPTDS encoded by the exons ATGGCCCGGGTTTCTGACGGTTTTGTGGTTTTTGGGAGTATTTTTAGGAGGGGTTTTTACCCTGCCGCTGTGACTTTTACTAGTCTGATTAATGGTCTTTGTAAGGAGGGAAAAATTAAGAAGGCGATCGAATTGTTTGGAAAAATGGTTTCTGTTGGATGTAGGCCTGATGTGGTTACAGTTGGGAGTTTGATCACTGGCTTGTGTCGAACAG ATGGTCTTTGCAAATATGGGTTAGTAGACAAGGCAAAGAAACTGTTTTCAGAAATGAAGTCCAAGGCTGTTAATCCAAATGTGATTACTTACAACACTTTAATTTATGGATTGTGCAATACATCTAATTGGGAGGAGGCTAAAACTTTATTTGCAGAAATGTCGGATGAAGGTGTAAAGCCTAATGAGGTGACATTTACTGTGCTTATGGATGAACTTTGTAAGAATGGGAAGATTGATGAAGCCAATGGATTGCTCCAACTAATGATTAATAGAGGTATTCACCCCAACACAATTTCTTACAATGCAATTTTAAGTGGTTATTGCTTGGCAGGTAGAATTGAGGATGCAAGAAAACTATTTGATTCCATGGAAAGTAAGGGGTGTAAGCCTAATGTTTTTAGCTTCAATATTTTAATGGATGGTATGTGCTTggcaaataaaattgatgatgctaaggaattgttttctttgatgtttAGTAAGGGATGCAAACCTAATGTAGTTAGCTACACTACGTTGATCAATTGGTATTGTAAGAATCGAAAAGCTGATGAAGCTATTTGTGTTTATAAGGAAATGACCTCAAAGGGAATTCAGCCAACAATCGTTACATTTAACACCTTGCTAAAAGGTCTTTTCATATATGGTAAAGTTGGACATGCAAAAAAACTATTTGGTGAGATGCAACTTAGTAATGTTCCTCCCAATTTAATTACGTATAATATTCTTATTGATGGGTTTTGCAAAAATGGTTGTGTTTTGGGGGCTGTTGAACTGTTTCATTCTTTAAGAAACGGAAACATTCATCCTGACATCATTACTTTCAATTGTCTCATTGATGGTTTGTGCAAAACAAGAAGACTCAATATTGCTTTGGAACTATTTAACAGATGGCGCAATGAAGGATTTGTTCCAGATGTTGTGACATATAACATTCTGTTGTATGGACTTTGTAAAGAAGGGAAGTTGGAGATGGCAAGTAATTTGTTATCAGATATGGAGCAAAATGATTGTGCTCCAGATTGCATCATTTTTAATACTCTTATGTCTGGTTTCTTGCAAAATAATGAGACTTCAAAAGTGGTAGAacttcttcacaaaatgaaagagagaaatgtgaaGCCAGATGCATCCATGGCTTCAATTATTCTAGATTTACTACAAAGGTATAAAAACTACAGTGAAGTCCTAAATTTGCTACCATCATTCTCAAAAGAAGAACCTACGGATAGTTGA
- the LOC123229587 gene encoding pentatricopeptide repeat-containing protein At3g22470, mitochondrial-like isoform X3 — MARVSDGFVVFGSIFRRGFYPAAVTFTSLINGLCKEGKIKKAIELFGKMVSVGCRPDVVTVGSLITGLCRTEMSDEGVKPNEVTFTVLMDELCKNGKIDEANGLLQLMINRGIHPNTISYNAILSGYCLAGRIEDARKLFDSMESKGCKPNVFSFNILMDGMCLANKIDDAKELFSLMFSKGCKPNVVSYTTLINWYCKNRKADEAICVYKEMTSKGIQPTIVTFNTLLKGLFIYGKVGHAKKLFGEMQLSNVPPNLITYNILIDGFCKNGCVLGAVELFHSLRNGNIHPDIITFNCLIDGLCKTRRLNIALELFNRWRNEGFVPDVVTYNILLYGLCKEGKLEMASNLLSDMEQNDCAPDCIIFNTLMSGFLQNNETSKVVELLHKMKERNVKPDASMASIILDLLQRYKNYSEVLNLLPSFSKEEPTDS; from the exons ATGGCCCGGGTTTCTGACGGTTTTGTGGTTTTTGGGAGTATTTTTAGGAGGGGTTTTTACCCTGCCGCTGTGACTTTTACTAGTCTGATTAATGGTCTTTGTAAGGAGGGAAAAATTAAGAAGGCGATCGAATTGTTTGGAAAAATGGTTTCTGTTGGATGTAGGCCTGATGTGGTTACAGTTGGGAGTTTGATCACTGGCTTGTGTCGAACAG AAATGTCGGATGAAGGTGTAAAGCCTAATGAGGTGACATTTACTGTGCTTATGGATGAACTTTGTAAGAATGGGAAGATTGATGAAGCCAATGGATTGCTCCAACTAATGATTAATAGAGGTATTCACCCCAACACAATTTCTTACAATGCAATTTTAAGTGGTTATTGCTTGGCAGGTAGAATTGAGGATGCAAGAAAACTATTTGATTCCATGGAAAGTAAGGGGTGTAAGCCTAATGTTTTTAGCTTCAATATTTTAATGGATGGTATGTGCTTggcaaataaaattgatgatgctaaggaattgttttctttgatgtttAGTAAGGGATGCAAACCTAATGTAGTTAGCTACACTACGTTGATCAATTGGTATTGTAAGAATCGAAAAGCTGATGAAGCTATTTGTGTTTATAAGGAAATGACCTCAAAGGGAATTCAGCCAACAATCGTTACATTTAACACCTTGCTAAAAGGTCTTTTCATATATGGTAAAGTTGGACATGCAAAAAAACTATTTGGTGAGATGCAACTTAGTAATGTTCCTCCCAATTTAATTACGTATAATATTCTTATTGATGGGTTTTGCAAAAATGGTTGTGTTTTGGGGGCTGTTGAACTGTTTCATTCTTTAAGAAACGGAAACATTCATCCTGACATCATTACTTTCAATTGTCTCATTGATGGTTTGTGCAAAACAAGAAGACTCAATATTGCTTTGGAACTATTTAACAGATGGCGCAATGAAGGATTTGTTCCAGATGTTGTGACATATAACATTCTGTTGTATGGACTTTGTAAAGAAGGGAAGTTGGAGATGGCAAGTAATTTGTTATCAGATATGGAGCAAAATGATTGTGCTCCAGATTGCATCATTTTTAATACTCTTATGTCTGGTTTCTTGCAAAATAATGAGACTTCAAAAGTGGTAGAacttcttcacaaaatgaaagagagaaatgtgaaGCCAGATGCATCCATGGCTTCAATTATTCTAGATTTACTACAAAGGTATAAAAACTACAGTGAAGTCCTAAATTTGCTACCATCATTCTCAAAAGAAGAACCTACGGATAGTTGA
- the LOC123229589 gene encoding pentatricopeptide repeat-containing protein At1g62670, mitochondrial-like isoform X2: MVSVGCRPDVVTVGCLITGFCRTDGLCKYGLVDKAKELFSEMKSKAVNPNVITYNTLIYGLCNTSNWEEAKTLFAEMSDEGVKPDEVTFTVVMDELCKNGKIDEANGLLQLMINRDGTMKDLFQML, from the exons ATGGTTTCTGTTGGATGTAGGCCTGATGTGGTTACAGTTGGGTGTTTGATCACTGGCTTTTGTAGAACAG ATGGTCTTTGCAAATATGGCTTAGTAGACAAGGCGAAGGAACTGTTTTCAGAAATGAAGTCCAAGGCTGTTAATCCAAACGTGATTACTTACAACACTTTAATTTACGGATTGTGCAATACATCTAATTGGGAGGAGGCTAAAACTTTATTTGCAGAAATGTCGGATGAAGGTGTAAAGCCTGATGAGGTGACATTTACTGTGGTTATGGATGAACTTTGTAAGAATGGGAAGATTGATGAAGCCAATGGATTGCTCCAACTAATGATTAATAGAG ATGGCACAATGAAGGATTTGTTCCAGATGTTGTGA
- the LOC123229587 gene encoding pentatricopeptide repeat-containing protein At3g22470, mitochondrial-like isoform X2, with the protein MVSVGCRPDVVTVGSLITGLCRTGNVTVALQLFDEMNNGNGEFGVICKPNVVCYAAIIDGLCKYGLVDKAKKLFSEMKSKAVNPNVITYNTLIYGLCNTSNWEEAKTLFAEMSDEGVKPNEVTFTVLMDELCKNGKIDEANGLLQLMINRGIHPNTISYNAILSGYCLAGRIEDARKLFDSMESKGCKPNVFSFNILMDGMCLANKIDDAKELFSLMFSKGCKPNVVSYTTLINWYCKNRKADEAICVYKEMTSKGIQPTIVTFNTLLKGLFIYGKVGHAKKLFGEMQLSNVPPNLITYNILIDGFCKNGCVLGAVELFHSLRNGNIHPDIITFNCLIDGLCKTRRLNIALELFNRWRNEGFVPDVVTYNILLYGLCKEGKLEMASNLLSDMEQNDCAPDCIIFNTLMSGFLQNNETSKVVELLHKMKERNVKPDASMASIILDLLQRYKNYSEVLNLLPSFSKEEPTDS; encoded by the coding sequence ATGGTTTCTGTTGGATGTAGGCCTGATGTGGTTACAGTTGGGAGTTTGATCACTGGCTTGTGTCGAACAGGTAATGTCACTGTTGCCCTTCAgttatttgatgaaatgaatAATGGGAATGGTGAATTTGGTGTCATTTGCAAGCCTAATGTTGTTTGCTATGCTGCTATTATAGATGGTCTTTGCAAATATGGGTTAGTAGACAAGGCAAAGAAACTGTTTTCAGAAATGAAGTCCAAGGCTGTTAATCCAAATGTGATTACTTACAACACTTTAATTTATGGATTGTGCAATACATCTAATTGGGAGGAGGCTAAAACTTTATTTGCAGAAATGTCGGATGAAGGTGTAAAGCCTAATGAGGTGACATTTACTGTGCTTATGGATGAACTTTGTAAGAATGGGAAGATTGATGAAGCCAATGGATTGCTCCAACTAATGATTAATAGAGGTATTCACCCCAACACAATTTCTTACAATGCAATTTTAAGTGGTTATTGCTTGGCAGGTAGAATTGAGGATGCAAGAAAACTATTTGATTCCATGGAAAGTAAGGGGTGTAAGCCTAATGTTTTTAGCTTCAATATTTTAATGGATGGTATGTGCTTggcaaataaaattgatgatgctaaggaattgttttctttgatgtttAGTAAGGGATGCAAACCTAATGTAGTTAGCTACACTACGTTGATCAATTGGTATTGTAAGAATCGAAAAGCTGATGAAGCTATTTGTGTTTATAAGGAAATGACCTCAAAGGGAATTCAGCCAACAATCGTTACATTTAACACCTTGCTAAAAGGTCTTTTCATATATGGTAAAGTTGGACATGCAAAAAAACTATTTGGTGAGATGCAACTTAGTAATGTTCCTCCCAATTTAATTACGTATAATATTCTTATTGATGGGTTTTGCAAAAATGGTTGTGTTTTGGGGGCTGTTGAACTGTTTCATTCTTTAAGAAACGGAAACATTCATCCTGACATCATTACTTTCAATTGTCTCATTGATGGTTTGTGCAAAACAAGAAGACTCAATATTGCTTTGGAACTATTTAACAGATGGCGCAATGAAGGATTTGTTCCAGATGTTGTGACATATAACATTCTGTTGTATGGACTTTGTAAAGAAGGGAAGTTGGAGATGGCAAGTAATTTGTTATCAGATATGGAGCAAAATGATTGTGCTCCAGATTGCATCATTTTTAATACTCTTATGTCTGGTTTCTTGCAAAATAATGAGACTTCAAAAGTGGTAGAacttcttcacaaaatgaaagagagaaatgtgaaGCCAGATGCATCCATGGCTTCAATTATTCTAGATTTACTACAAAGGTATAAAAACTACAGTGAAGTCCTAAATTTGCTACCATCATTCTCAAAAGAAGAACCTACGGATAGTTGA
- the LOC123229589 gene encoding pentatricopeptide repeat-containing protein At1g62910-like isoform X1, producing the protein MVSVGCRPDVVTVGCLITGFCRTDGLCKYGLVDKAKELFSEMKSKAVNPNVITYNTLIYGLCNTSNWEEAKTLFAEMSDEGVKPDEVTFTVVMDELCKNGKIDEANGLLQLMINRGIHPNTITYNAILSGYCLAGRIEDARKLFDSMESKGCKPNVFSFSILMNGMCLANKIDDAKELFSLMLSKGCKPNVVSYTTLINWYCKNRKADEAICVYKEMTSKGIQPTIVTFNTLLKGLFIYGKVGHAKKLFDEMQLSNVPPNLITYNILIDGFCKNGCVLEAVELFHSLRNGNIHPDIITFNCLIDGLCKTRRLNIALELFNRWHNEGFVPDVVTYNILLYGLCKEGKLEMASNFLSDMEQNDCAPNCNSFNTLMSGFLQNNETSKVVELLHKMKERNVKPDASTASIILDLLQRYKNYSEVLNLLPAFSNQERTDS; encoded by the exons ATGGTTTCTGTTGGATGTAGGCCTGATGTGGTTACAGTTGGGTGTTTGATCACTGGCTTTTGTAGAACAG ATGGTCTTTGCAAATATGGCTTAGTAGACAAGGCGAAGGAACTGTTTTCAGAAATGAAGTCCAAGGCTGTTAATCCAAACGTGATTACTTACAACACTTTAATTTACGGATTGTGCAATACATCTAATTGGGAGGAGGCTAAAACTTTATTTGCAGAAATGTCGGATGAAGGTGTAAAGCCTGATGAGGTGACATTTACTGTGGTTATGGATGAACTTTGTAAGAATGGGAAGATTGATGAAGCCAATGGATTGCTCCAACTAATGATTAATAGAGGTATTCACCCCAACACAATTACTTACAATGCAATTTTAAGTGGTTACTGCTTGGCAGGTAGAATTGAGGATGCAAGAAAACTATTTGATTCCATGGAAAGTAAGGGGTGTAAGCCTAATGTTTTTAGCTTCAGTATTTTAATGAATGGTATGTGCTTggcaaataaaattgatgatgctaaggaattgttttctttgatgttgAGTAAGGGATGCAAACCTAATGTAGTTAGCTACACTACGTTGATCAATTGGTATTGTAAGAATCGAAAAGCTGATGAAGCTATTTGTGTTTATAAGGAAATGACCTCAAAGGGAATTCAGCCAACAATTGTTACATTTAACACCTTGCTAAAAGGTCTTTTCATATATGGTAAAGTTGGACATGCAAAAAAACTATTTGATGAGATGCAACTTAGTAATGTTCCTCCCAATTTAATTACGTATAATATTCTTATTGATGGGTTTTGCAAAAATGGTTGTGTTTTGGAGGCTGTTGAACTGTTTCATTCTTTAAGAAACGGAAACATTCATCCTGACATCATTACTTTCAATTGTCTCATTGATGGTTTGTGCAAAACAAGAAGACTCAATATTGCTTTGGAACTATTTAACAGATGGCACAATGAAGGATTTGTTCCAGATGTTGTGACATATAACATTCTGTTGTATGGACTTTGTAAAGAAGGGAAGTTGGAGATGGCAAGTAATTTTTTATCAGATATGGAACAAAACGATTGTGCTCCAAATTGCAACAGTTTTAATACTCTTATGTCTGGTTTCTTGCAAAATAATGAGACTTCAAAAGTGGTAGAacttcttcacaaaatgaaagagagaaatgtgaaGCCAGATGCATCCACGGCTTCAATTATTCTAGATTTACTACAAAGGTATAAAAACTACAGTGAAGTCCTAAATTTGCTACCAGCGTTCTCAAACCAAGAACGTACAGATAGTTGA